In Phenylobacterium zucineum HLK1, one DNA window encodes the following:
- a CDS encoding sialate O-acetylesterase, which yields MAFVVFAGQSNTGGAYMDASTLPGTWRPDPLTLIWNDHAGAWEEMRPGENTGFGQMPQAWGPEVQFAMDFRAAHPDEVLRIVKSAWGGARLEPDTGEWAFDWSDRSDDEIFDITRAMIDRAAQALGGARPEAVFWGQGEEDANHAGAAEAYDENLPALFQAIRDEWLQDPDGRIGFFRITGSAPYTAEVRHAQAATDQADPNADSFDARDYPLLGDGLHFAPAGHQMSGADFFALFQGWRAGAPDDGGESGQVLTSNGPGDALVGGAGPDTLNASAGPDLLTGGAGADRFAWAAAPWSPARVTDFTPGEDGLDLGALLGGYSGADPIADGYVYLFDDGEGGTKVLVDADGPGGEWPGYVVRLEGVATEGLTWSALSGGGAAPPPPEEEPEDPPPEAEPGVRLESSGPGDTLQGGAGADTLVASRGSDVLVGGAGADRFEWPQEPWSPAQVRDFTPGEDQLDISAWLRAAGVSGDPFASGHLRLIEDGAGGSKVLFDRDGPGPDPQWANYVIHLEGVAPGAVQDSDWVFA from the coding sequence GTGGCCTTCGTCGTCTTCGCCGGCCAGTCGAACACCGGCGGCGCCTATATGGACGCCTCGACCCTTCCCGGGACCTGGCGGCCCGACCCGCTGACCCTGATCTGGAACGACCACGCCGGCGCCTGGGAGGAGATGCGGCCGGGCGAGAATACCGGCTTCGGCCAGATGCCGCAGGCCTGGGGCCCCGAGGTGCAGTTCGCCATGGACTTCCGCGCCGCCCATCCCGACGAGGTGCTGCGGATCGTCAAGTCGGCCTGGGGCGGCGCCCGGCTCGAGCCCGACACCGGCGAGTGGGCCTTCGACTGGTCGGACCGCAGCGACGACGAGATCTTCGACATCACCCGGGCCATGATCGACCGCGCGGCCCAGGCGCTGGGCGGCGCGCGGCCCGAGGCGGTGTTCTGGGGCCAGGGCGAGGAGGACGCCAACCACGCCGGCGCCGCCGAGGCCTACGACGAGAACCTGCCGGCGCTGTTCCAGGCGATCCGGGACGAGTGGCTGCAGGACCCGGACGGCAGGATCGGCTTCTTCCGCATCACCGGCAGCGCCCCCTATACCGCCGAGGTCCGCCACGCCCAGGCGGCGACCGACCAGGCCGACCCCAACGCCGACAGCTTCGATGCGCGCGACTACCCCCTGCTGGGCGACGGGCTGCACTTCGCGCCCGCCGGGCACCAGATGTCGGGCGCCGACTTCTTCGCGCTGTTCCAGGGCTGGCGCGCCGGCGCGCCGGACGATGGCGGCGAGTCGGGCCAGGTGCTCACCTCCAACGGCCCCGGCGACGCCCTGGTCGGCGGCGCGGGCCCCGACACCCTGAACGCCAGCGCCGGGCCCGACCTGCTGACCGGCGGGGCGGGCGCCGACCGCTTCGCCTGGGCCGCCGCGCCCTGGTCTCCGGCCCGGGTCACCGACTTCACGCCCGGCGAAGACGGCCTGGACCTGGGCGCGCTGCTGGGCGGCTATTCGGGGGCCGACCCGATCGCCGACGGCTACGTCTATCTTTTCGACGACGGCGAGGGCGGGACCAAGGTGTTGGTCGACGCCGACGGTCCCGGCGGCGAGTGGCCCGGCTATGTCGTCCGGCTGGAGGGCGTGGCCACCGAGGGCCTGACCTGGTCGGCCCTCTCCGGCGGCGGCGCTGCGCCGCCTCCGCCGGAGGAGGAGCCCGAGGACCCGCCGCCTGAAGCCGAGCCCGGCGTGCGGCTGGAATCGTCGGGACCGGGGGATACGCTGCAGGGCGGCGCGGGCGCCGACACCCTGGTGGCCAGCCGCGGCTCGGACGTGCTGGTCGGCGGCGCCGGCGCGGACCGGTTCGAGTGGCCGCAGGAACCCTGGTCGCCGGCGCAGGTGCGGGACTTCACGCCCGGCGAGGACCAGCTCGACATCTCGGCCTGGCTGCGGGCCGCGGGGGTGAGCGGCGATCCCTTCGCCTCGGGCCACCTGCGCCTGATCGAGGACGGCGCGGGCGGCAGCAAGGTGCTGTTCGACCGCGACGGGCCGGGCCCCGATCCCCAGTGGGCCAACTACGTCATCCACCTGGAGGGCGTGGCGCCGGGCGCCGTGCAGGACTCGGACTGGGTCTTCGCCTAG
- a CDS encoding helicase HerA-like domain-containing protein codes for MTGEGVLIGWSDHAEVLRLDRANRHGLVAGATGTGKTVTLQILAQGLSDAGVPVFAADVKGDLSGIAAPGQPNEKFLERARIMGLELTPAAAPVVFWDLFGEAGHPVRTTVSEMGPLLLSRMLELNEVQEGVLTVVFRAADEEGLLLLDLKDLQAALAYAADNAKALSARFGNISPATVATIQRKLLMLEDQGGANLFGEPALSLSDLMRTDGAGRGYVNILAGERLISNPRLYATFLLWLMSELFEELPEVGDPEKPRLAFFFDEAHLLFRDAPKALLEKVEQVVRLIRSKGVGVYFVTQNPADIPDTVLGQLGNRIQHALRAYTPVEQKGLKATAGSFRTNPAFDTAETIQHPGVGEALVSVLDEKGAPTVVQKTLVRPPASRLGPLTPAERAQAMAGSPVRGLYDQVRDRESAYEMLQAKTAATAAAPEPAPEPKAEKPCAAPREKPSEFETMGKAFATSMLRTIGNQIGREIMRGVLGGVKRRR; via the coding sequence ATGACGGGCGAGGGCGTGCTGATCGGCTGGTCGGACCATGCCGAGGTGCTGCGGCTCGACCGCGCCAACCGCCACGGCCTGGTGGCCGGCGCGACCGGCACCGGCAAGACCGTGACCCTGCAGATCCTGGCCCAGGGGCTGTCCGACGCCGGCGTCCCGGTGTTCGCCGCCGACGTGAAGGGCGACCTGTCGGGCATCGCCGCGCCCGGCCAGCCGAACGAGAAGTTCCTGGAGCGCGCCCGCATCATGGGCCTGGAGCTGACGCCGGCCGCCGCGCCGGTGGTGTTCTGGGACCTGTTCGGCGAGGCGGGCCATCCGGTCCGCACGACCGTCTCGGAGATGGGGCCCCTGCTGCTCTCGCGGATGCTGGAGCTGAACGAGGTGCAGGAGGGCGTGCTGACGGTGGTGTTCCGCGCCGCCGACGAGGAGGGCCTGCTGCTCCTCGACCTGAAGGACCTGCAGGCGGCGCTGGCCTATGCGGCCGACAACGCCAAGGCCCTCTCGGCCCGCTTCGGCAACATCTCGCCGGCCACCGTCGCCACCATCCAGCGCAAGCTCCTGATGCTGGAGGACCAGGGCGGGGCCAACCTGTTCGGCGAGCCGGCGCTGTCGCTCTCGGACCTGATGCGCACCGACGGCGCGGGGCGCGGCTACGTCAACATCCTGGCGGGCGAACGGCTGATCTCGAACCCCCGGCTCTACGCGACCTTCCTCCTGTGGCTGATGAGCGAGCTGTTCGAGGAGCTGCCCGAGGTGGGCGACCCGGAGAAGCCCAGGCTGGCGTTCTTCTTCGACGAGGCGCACCTCCTCTTCCGCGACGCCCCCAAGGCCCTGCTGGAGAAGGTGGAGCAGGTCGTCCGCCTGATCCGCTCGAAGGGCGTCGGCGTCTATTTCGTCACCCAGAACCCGGCCGACATCCCCGACACCGTGCTGGGCCAGCTCGGCAACCGCATCCAGCACGCCCTGCGCGCCTACACGCCCGTCGAGCAGAAGGGGCTGAAGGCGACCGCCGGCAGCTTCCGCACCAATCCCGCCTTCGACACGGCCGAGACCATCCAGCACCCGGGCGTCGGCGAGGCGCTGGTCTCGGTGCTGGACGAGAAGGGCGCGCCCACGGTGGTGCAGAAGACCCTGGTCCGCCCGCCGGCGTCGCGGCTCGGGCCCCTCACCCCGGCCGAGCGGGCGCAGGCGATGGCGGGAAGCCCAGTGCGGGGCCTCTACGACCAGGTCCGCGATCGCGAGAGCGCCTACGAAATGCTGCAGGCCAAGACCGCCGCCACCGCCGCCGCGCCGGAGCCGGCGCCCGAGCCGAAGGCCGAGAAGCCCTGCGCCGCGCCGCGCGAGAAGCCGTCCGAGTTCGAGACCATGGGCAAGGCCTTCGCCACCTCGATGCTGCGCACCATCGGCAACCAGATCGGCCGCGAAATCATGCGCGGCGTCCTGGGCGGGGTGAAACGGCGCAGATAA
- a CDS encoding AI-2E family transporter, with product MPAPAADTVSRNALVILAVIAGGAVLHWLSNILTPLALAMFLAVMIDGFARVLQHRLPGVSRRAATPLAVVLSVAIFGGAAFFVADNAASFGAQLVTYTPKLNGLIARFAGMVGMDVPPTVTELLRQLDPARYLGQIARGLQDFVSTAAFVLVYLGFILASRHGWERKTVSLFPTRDERQEAVNAFLRIRNGVEQYLWVQTVTGLMIAVASWIVMAAVGLDNAVFWAILIFIASYIPVVGGIVAVAAPPIFALLQFDTLWQAIVLLAVLQGVTMFVGNVVQPRMQGRSLNMDPIVLLLALAFWTVIWGLAGAFLSTPLTVMLMVILAQFKGTHWIAVLLSDDGDPDDLRNKNPAEPPDTPPEKPPAKSGGRRSTKRSSDQGLKS from the coding sequence ATGCCCGCCCCCGCCGCCGACACGGTCTCCCGCAACGCCCTGGTGATCCTGGCGGTGATCGCGGGTGGGGCGGTGCTCCACTGGCTCTCCAACATCCTGACGCCGCTGGCGCTGGCCATGTTCCTGGCGGTGATGATCGACGGCTTCGCGCGGGTGCTGCAGCACCGGCTGCCGGGGGTCTCGCGGCGGGCGGCGACGCCGCTGGCGGTCGTGCTGTCGGTGGCGATCTTCGGCGGCGCGGCGTTCTTCGTGGCCGACAACGCCGCCAGCTTCGGCGCCCAGCTCGTCACCTATACGCCCAAGCTGAACGGCCTGATCGCGCGGTTCGCCGGCATGGTGGGCATGGACGTGCCCCCGACGGTCACCGAACTGCTGCGCCAGCTCGACCCGGCCCGCTACCTCGGCCAGATCGCCCGCGGGCTGCAGGACTTCGTCTCCACCGCCGCCTTCGTGCTGGTCTACCTGGGCTTCATCCTGGCCTCGCGCCACGGCTGGGAACGCAAGACCGTCAGCCTGTTCCCCACGCGCGACGAGCGCCAGGAGGCGGTGAACGCCTTCCTGCGCATCCGCAACGGGGTCGAGCAGTACCTGTGGGTCCAGACGGTGACCGGCCTGATGATCGCCGTCGCCTCGTGGATCGTCATGGCCGCGGTCGGCCTCGACAACGCGGTCTTCTGGGCGATCCTGATCTTCATCGCCTCGTACATCCCGGTGGTGGGCGGCATCGTCGCGGTGGCCGCCCCGCCAATCTTCGCCCTGCTGCAGTTCGACACCCTCTGGCAGGCGATCGTGCTGCTGGCCGTGCTGCAGGGCGTGACCATGTTCGTCGGCAATGTGGTGCAGCCCCGGATGCAGGGCCGCAGCCTGAACATGGACCCGATCGTCCTCCTCCTGGCGCTCGCCTTCTGGACGGTGATCTGGGGCCTCGCCGGCGCCTTCCTGTCCACGCCGCTGACCGTGATGCTGATGGTGATCCTCGCCCAGTTCAAGGGCACGCACTGGATCGCCGTCCTGCTGTCGGACGACGGCGACCCCGACGACCTGAGGAACAAGAATCCCGCCGAACCTCCCGATACGCCGCCCGAAAAGCCACCGGCGAAATCCGGCGGCCGCCGCTCCACGAAACGTTCCAGTGACCAGGGTCTTAAATCGTGA
- a CDS encoding NAD-glutamate dehydrogenase, translated as MNRSIDKTPAASSGKSPAKSSGKSSGAALVRAVMDAIGEPAAKPFAAQAAADAAADELPELSAADLAANLADFWRFAERRRGRGPQIRIAPVIGAHAGGLDRLEIVQDDAPFLVDSVMGEIADQGLSVRAMFHPLVEVARDRAGVRGETGTPRRESMIQVILEPIGADREQMLLDGVKATLQDARAAVDDFPEMLAMMGRTVAELEGSGRATEEEVAFLSWLHAEHFVFLGARAYEYPRLKNGDYAAAEPLYQPTDGLGVLRDPARTVLRRAHEPALLMGQVKDRLVTDPAVTVAKSNVRSRVHRRAYMDYVGVKRYGEDGRPSGEVRFVGLFTAEAYDQPASAVPLIRAKTARVLQRAGAAPGSHNEKRLRNIVENHPRDELFQATEDQLLAQALGILHLYDRPRVRLFERRDPFDRFASVLLFVPRDRYDSDIRRRAGEILAQAYGGRVSAFYPSFSETPLARVHYIIGVAPGQHPWPDLRKVEAAIAEAARTWEDRFEAAVRASGRTPEQVAETVAAYREAFPAGYRDRFDAAEALQDVAAIEGFEAGQPIRVRAYRTPSDNALQFRFKLYRCGEPAHLADVLPILENMGLKAVAEAGFPISREGKAPVWIHDFELEDPRGENLVFAEVKEAFEAAVVAVWSGLTENDGFNRLVLELSIPWRDAALVRALARYRQQSGLDPSQRVQEQALSNHPGVARLILDLFRIRFDPAISAGLAERKRQADAVMAEIVGALQAVESLDDDRVLRRLALLVQAIQRTNFYQPGPDGRPKPYISFKVASGELADLPAPKPFREIFVWSTVVEGVHLRFGPVARGGLRWSDRRDDFRTEVLGLVKAQQVKNAVIVPVGSKGGFYPKQLPKGGAPDAVRAEGIRAYRTFLSGMLDITDNLTPDGAVQHPAGVVPHDGDDPYLVVAADKGTATFSDIANGLAEEYGFWLGDAFASGGSAGYDHKAMGITARGAWEAVKRHFRELGKDIQSEPFTVVGCGDMSGDVFGNGMLLSRQIRLQAAFDHRHIFLDPDPDPAVSYAERERLFALPRSSWDDYDRKKISKGGGVFARSLKEIPLTPEVRAMLDVTAETLPPAELISAILKAPAELLYLGGIGTYVKAKAEANTEVGDKANDPVRVNGADLRVRVVGEGANLGLTQAGRIEFAQKGNAGAGGRVNTDAIDNSAGVDSSDHEVNIKIATGMLERTGELTRKRRDALLRSMIDDVAAHVLAHNYDQTLALSLLEMDTVGELEPHARFMSDLEAKGRLDRAVEGLPDALAISERLQAGRGLTRPELAVLLAYGKLELKREIVATEAPDDPWFEQRLEAYFPKPLRKWKDAIRRHRLRRDIIATVAANDMINRCGPSFPSRMMAAAGCDVVALMAGYEAAKVVLDFETRWEAVRALDLQIPAPAQLALFRRLVASLRGATFWLARRAAREGLDVAELTARYAPGFKSLDRLTPQILSPVERAATDARAGQLVAAGAPEAIAADVAATGPLTVTADLVDLAEASSWPLPNVARLYYAAGEAFAFDRLRSAAGEFRAGDLFERTALRRLIEDLLAEQAQLARAIMAFAGSAQAGADAEQARAAVASWAELRRDQVLAATRTVDEIEAAGGAWTFAKLTIANAALRELAQEAASGRKRR; from the coding sequence ATGAACCGCTCCATCGACAAGACCCCCGCCGCCTCTTCGGGCAAATCCCCCGCCAAGTCTTCCGGCAAGTCCTCCGGCGCCGCCCTCGTGCGCGCGGTCATGGACGCCATCGGCGAGCCGGCCGCCAAGCCGTTCGCCGCCCAGGCCGCCGCCGACGCGGCCGCCGACGAGCTGCCCGAGCTCTCCGCCGCGGACCTCGCCGCCAACCTGGCCGACTTCTGGCGCTTCGCCGAGCGCCGCCGCGGCCGCGGCCCGCAGATCCGCATCGCCCCGGTGATCGGCGCCCACGCCGGCGGCCTCGACCGGCTGGAGATCGTCCAGGACGACGCCCCCTTCCTCGTGGATTCGGTGATGGGCGAGATCGCCGACCAGGGGCTGTCGGTGCGCGCCATGTTCCACCCGCTGGTCGAGGTGGCCCGCGACCGCGCCGGCGTGCGCGGCGAGACCGGGACCCCCCGGCGCGAGTCGATGATCCAGGTGATCCTGGAGCCCATCGGCGCCGACCGCGAGCAGATGCTGCTCGACGGCGTGAAGGCGACCCTGCAGGACGCCCGCGCCGCGGTGGACGACTTCCCCGAGATGCTGGCGATGATGGGCCGCACGGTCGCCGAGCTGGAGGGTTCGGGCCGCGCCACCGAGGAGGAGGTCGCCTTCCTCTCCTGGCTGCACGCCGAGCACTTCGTTTTCCTGGGCGCCCGCGCCTACGAGTACCCGCGCCTTAAGAACGGCGACTACGCCGCCGCCGAGCCGCTCTATCAGCCCACCGACGGCCTGGGCGTGCTGCGCGATCCGGCCCGCACGGTGCTGCGCCGCGCGCACGAGCCGGCGCTGCTGATGGGCCAGGTGAAGGACCGCCTCGTCACCGACCCGGCGGTCACCGTCGCCAAGTCGAACGTCAGGAGCCGCGTCCACCGCCGGGCCTACATGGACTACGTGGGGGTCAAGCGGTACGGCGAGGACGGCCGGCCCAGCGGCGAGGTCCGCTTCGTGGGGCTGTTCACCGCCGAGGCCTACGACCAGCCGGCCAGCGCCGTGCCGCTGATCCGCGCCAAGACCGCCCGCGTGCTGCAGCGCGCCGGCGCGGCGCCCGGCAGCCACAACGAGAAGCGCCTGCGGAACATCGTCGAGAACCATCCGCGCGACGAGCTCTTCCAGGCCACCGAGGACCAGCTGCTGGCCCAGGCGCTGGGCATCCTGCACCTCTACGACCGGCCGCGCGTGCGGCTGTTCGAGCGGCGCGACCCGTTCGACCGGTTCGCCTCGGTGCTGCTGTTCGTGCCGCGGGACCGCTACGATTCCGACATCCGCCGCCGGGCGGGCGAGATCCTCGCGCAGGCCTACGGCGGCCGGGTCTCGGCGTTCTATCCGAGCTTCTCCGAGACCCCGCTCGCGCGGGTGCACTACATCATCGGCGTCGCGCCCGGGCAGCATCCCTGGCCCGACCTGCGCAAGGTCGAGGCGGCCATCGCCGAGGCCGCGCGGACCTGGGAGGACCGCTTCGAGGCCGCCGTGCGCGCCAGCGGCCGCACGCCCGAGCAGGTGGCCGAGACCGTCGCCGCCTACCGCGAGGCGTTCCCCGCCGGCTACCGCGACCGCTTCGACGCCGCCGAGGCGCTTCAGGACGTGGCGGCCATCGAGGGCTTCGAGGCCGGCCAGCCGATCCGCGTGCGGGCCTACCGTACGCCGTCCGACAACGCCCTGCAGTTCCGCTTCAAGCTCTATCGCTGCGGCGAGCCGGCCCATCTGGCCGACGTGCTGCCGATCCTGGAGAACATGGGCCTGAAGGCGGTCGCCGAGGCCGGCTTCCCGATCAGCCGCGAGGGCAAGGCGCCGGTCTGGATCCACGACTTCGAGCTCGAGGACCCCCGCGGCGAGAACCTGGTGTTCGCCGAGGTGAAGGAGGCGTTCGAGGCCGCGGTGGTCGCCGTCTGGAGCGGCCTGACCGAGAACGACGGCTTCAACCGCCTGGTGCTGGAGCTGTCGATCCCGTGGCGCGACGCGGCCCTGGTCCGCGCGCTGGCCCGCTACCGCCAGCAGTCGGGCCTGGATCCCAGCCAGCGCGTGCAGGAGCAGGCGCTGTCGAACCATCCGGGCGTCGCCCGCCTGATCCTCGACCTGTTCCGCATCCGCTTCGACCCGGCGATCAGCGCCGGCCTGGCCGAGCGCAAACGGCAGGCCGATGCGGTGATGGCCGAGATCGTCGGCGCCCTGCAGGCCGTTGAGAGCCTGGACGACGACCGGGTCCTGCGCCGCCTGGCCCTGCTGGTGCAGGCGATCCAGCGGACCAACTTCTACCAGCCGGGCCCCGACGGGCGACCCAAGCCCTACATCTCGTTCAAGGTGGCGAGCGGCGAGCTGGCGGACCTGCCGGCCCCCAAGCCGTTCCGCGAGATCTTCGTCTGGTCGACAGTGGTCGAAGGCGTGCACCTGCGCTTCGGGCCGGTGGCCCGCGGCGGCCTGCGCTGGTCGGACCGCCGCGACGACTTCCGCACCGAGGTGCTGGGCCTGGTGAAGGCCCAGCAGGTGAAGAACGCCGTCATCGTGCCGGTGGGCTCGAAGGGCGGCTTCTATCCCAAGCAGCTGCCGAAGGGCGGGGCGCCCGACGCCGTGCGCGCCGAGGGCATCCGCGCCTACCGCACCTTCCTGTCGGGGATGCTCGACATCACCGACAACCTGACGCCGGACGGCGCCGTCCAGCATCCCGCCGGCGTCGTGCCGCACGACGGGGACGACCCCTATCTGGTGGTCGCCGCCGACAAGGGCACGGCCACGTTCTCCGACATCGCCAACGGCCTGGCCGAAGAGTACGGCTTCTGGCTGGGCGACGCCTTCGCCTCGGGCGGCTCGGCGGGCTACGATCACAAGGCCATGGGCATCACCGCCCGCGGCGCGTGGGAGGCGGTGAAGCGCCACTTCCGCGAGCTGGGCAAGGACATCCAGTCCGAGCCCTTCACCGTGGTCGGCTGCGGCGACATGAGCGGCGACGTGTTCGGCAACGGCATGCTGCTCAGCCGGCAGATCCGGCTGCAGGCCGCCTTCGACCACCGGCACATCTTCCTCGATCCCGATCCGGACCCGGCGGTGAGCTACGCCGAGCGCGAGCGGCTGTTCGCCCTGCCGCGCTCGTCCTGGGACGACTACGACCGGAAGAAGATCTCCAAGGGCGGCGGCGTCTTCGCCCGCAGCCTGAAGGAGATCCCGCTGACCCCCGAGGTCCGCGCCATGCTGGACGTCACGGCCGAGACCCTGCCGCCGGCCGAGCTGATCAGCGCGATCCTCAAGGCCCCGGCCGAGCTGCTCTACCTGGGCGGCATCGGCACCTATGTGAAGGCGAAGGCCGAGGCCAACACCGAGGTCGGCGACAAGGCCAACGACCCGGTCCGGGTCAACGGCGCCGACCTGCGGGTCAGGGTGGTGGGCGAGGGGGCCAACCTCGGGCTCACCCAGGCCGGCCGCATCGAGTTCGCCCAGAAGGGGAACGCCGGGGCTGGCGGGCGGGTGAACACCGACGCCATCGACAATTCCGCGGGCGTCGATTCCTCGGACCACGAGGTGAACATCAAGATCGCCACGGGGATGCTGGAGCGGACGGGCGAGCTGACCCGCAAGCGCCGCGACGCCCTGCTGCGCTCGATGATCGACGACGTGGCGGCCCACGTCCTGGCCCACAACTACGACCAGACCCTGGCGCTCTCGCTGCTGGAGATGGACACGGTCGGCGAGCTCGAGCCGCACGCCCGCTTCATGAGCGACCTGGAGGCCAAGGGCCGGCTCGACCGCGCCGTCGAGGGCCTGCCCGACGCCCTGGCGATCTCCGAGCGGCTGCAGGCCGGCCGGGGCCTGACCCGGCCCGAGCTGGCGGTGCTGCTGGCCTACGGCAAGCTCGAGCTGAAGCGCGAGATCGTCGCCACCGAGGCGCCGGACGACCCCTGGTTCGAGCAGCGGCTGGAGGCCTATTTCCCCAAGCCCCTGCGCAAGTGGAAGGACGCCATCCGCCGCCACCGGCTGCGGCGGGACATCATCGCCACGGTCGCGGCCAACGACATGATCAACCGCTGCGGCCCGAGCTTCCCCTCGCGGATGATGGCCGCCGCCGGCTGCGACGTCGTCGCGCTGATGGCCGGCTACGAGGCGGCCAAGGTGGTGCTCGACTTCGAGACCCGCTGGGAGGCCGTGCGCGCCCTCGACCTGCAGATCCCCGCGCCGGCGCAGCTCGCGCTGTTCCGCCGGCTGGTGGCCTCGCTGCGCGGGGCGACCTTCTGGCTGGCCCGCCGGGCCGCGCGCGAGGGGCTGGACGTGGCCGAGCTGACCGCCCGCTATGCGCCGGGCTTCAAGAGCCTGGACCGGCTGACGCCGCAGATCCTCTCGCCCGTCGAACGGGCGGCGACCGACGCGCGAGCCGGGCAGCTGGTCGCGGCCGGGGCCCCCGAGGCGATCGCCGCCGATGTGGCGGCCACCGGCCCGCTGACCGTGACCGCCGACCTCGTGGACCTGGCCGAGGCCTCGAGCTGGCCGCTGCCGAACGTGGCGCGCCTGTACTACGCCGCCGGCGAGGCCTTCGCCTTCGACCGGCTGCGGTCGGCCGCAGGCGAGTTCCGCGCCGGCGACCTCTTCGAGCGGACGGCCCTGCGCCGGCTGATCGAGGACCTGCTGGCCGAACAGGCGCAGCTCGCCCGGGCGATCATGGCCTTCGCAGGCTCGGCGCAGGCCGGCGCCGACGCCGAGCAAGCCCGGGCGGCCGTCGCCTCCTGGGCCGAGCTGCGGCGCGACCAGGTGCTGGCCGCCACGCGCACGGTGGACGAGATCGAGGCCGCCGGCGGCGCCTGGACGTTCGCCAAACTGACCATCGCCAACGCCGCCCTGCGCGAGCTGGCGCAGGAAGCCGCGAGCGGGCGGAAGCGGCGGTAG
- the purH gene encoding bifunctional phosphoribosylaminoimidazolecarboxamide formyltransferase/IMP cyclohydrolase: MPAAPDFPPAPDRVKVRRALLSVSDKTGLVDFARALADRGVELVSTGGTRKAIADAGLPVKDISELTGFPEMMDGRVKTLHPIVHGGLLGVRDAPEHKAAMEAHGIGAIDLVYVNLYPFEATAAAGGDYETCVENIDIGGPAMIRSAAKNHGYVAICTEPADMQEVVDGMAEDGATSLDLRKRLAARAYARTAAYDAAISQWFAGQLGEAAPARRAFAGELVQTMRYGENPHQAAAFYRFPNPRTGVATATQLQGKELSYNNINDTDAAFELIAEFDPGKGPACAIIKHANPCGVATGGSLREAYERALACDPTSAFGGIVALNTRLDAATAEKVLEIFTEVVIAPGADEDAVALFRKKKNVRLLVTEGLPDPTAPGEVFRSVSGGFLVQGRDAARLTPADLKVVTKRAPTEAEVRDMLFAFTIAKHVKSNAIVYAKDGQTLGVGAGQMNRKDSARIAALRAADFGLDLTGSACASEAFFPFPDGLLQAADAGCTAVIQPGGSIGDDKVIAAADERGLAMVFTGVRVFRH, encoded by the coding sequence GTGCCCGCCGCCCCCGACTTTCCCCCCGCCCCGGACCGCGTGAAGGTCCGCCGCGCCCTGCTCTCGGTCTCGGACAAGACCGGCCTCGTGGACTTCGCCCGCGCGCTGGCGGACCGGGGCGTCGAGCTGGTCTCCACCGGCGGCACCCGCAAGGCGATCGCGGATGCCGGCCTGCCGGTGAAGGACATCTCCGAGCTGACCGGCTTCCCCGAGATGATGGACGGGCGGGTGAAGACGCTGCACCCGATCGTGCACGGCGGCCTGCTGGGCGTGCGCGACGCGCCCGAGCACAAGGCGGCGATGGAGGCGCACGGCATCGGCGCCATCGACCTCGTCTACGTGAACCTCTACCCGTTCGAGGCGACGGCCGCCGCCGGCGGCGACTATGAGACCTGCGTCGAGAATATCGACATCGGCGGGCCGGCGATGATCCGCTCGGCGGCCAAGAACCACGGCTACGTCGCCATCTGCACCGAGCCGGCCGACATGCAGGAGGTCGTGGACGGCATGGCCGAGGACGGCGCCACCTCGCTCGACCTCAGGAAGCGCCTGGCCGCCCGCGCCTACGCCCGCACCGCCGCCTACGATGCGGCCATCTCGCAGTGGTTCGCCGGCCAGCTGGGCGAGGCCGCGCCGGCCCGCCGCGCCTTCGCGGGCGAGCTGGTCCAGACCATGCGCTACGGCGAGAACCCGCACCAGGCGGCCGCCTTCTACCGCTTCCCGAACCCGCGCACCGGCGTGGCCACCGCGACCCAGCTGCAGGGCAAGGAGCTGTCCTACAACAACATCAACGACACCGACGCGGCCTTCGAGCTGATCGCCGAGTTCGATCCCGGCAAGGGCCCGGCCTGCGCCATCATCAAGCACGCCAACCCCTGCGGCGTGGCCACCGGCGGCTCGCTGCGCGAGGCCTATGAGCGGGCGCTGGCCTGCGATCCGACCAGCGCCTTCGGGGGGATCGTCGCCCTCAACACGCGCCTCGACGCCGCCACCGCCGAGAAGGTTCTGGAGATCTTCACCGAGGTGGTGATCGCCCCCGGCGCCGACGAGGACGCGGTCGCCCTGTTCCGCAAGAAGAAGAACGTCCGCCTGCTGGTCACCGAGGGCCTGCCCGACCCGACCGCGCCGGGCGAGGTGTTCCGCTCGGTCTCGGGCGGCTTCCTGGTGCAGGGCCGCGACGCCGCCCGCCTGACGCCCGCCGACCTGAAGGTGGTGACCAAGCGCGCGCCCACCGAGGCCGAGGTGCGCGACATGCTGTTCGCCTTCACCATCGCCAAGCACGTGAAGTCGAACGCCATCGTCTATGCGAAGGACGGCCAGACGCTCGGCGTCGGCGCCGGCCAGATGAACCGCAAGGACAGCGCCCGCATCGCCGCCTTGCGCGCCGCCGACTTCGGCCTGGACCTGACCGGCTCGGCCTGCGCGTCGGAGGCGTTCTTCCCGTTCCCCGACGGCCTGCTCCAGGCGGCGGACGCCGGCTGCACCGCGGTGATCCAGCCGGGCGGCTCGATCGGCGACGACAAGGTCATCGCCGCCGCCGACGAGCGCGGCCTCGCCATGGTCTTCACCGGCGTGCGCGTCTTCCGGCACTAG